Genomic segment of Pseudothermotoga sp.:
CCGAAAGGCCAGAGCTGATAGAATCAGGTTTCGGAGCTTTGGCCGGTGCGAGCGAAGAGTCGGTGTATCGGGCGATGGTCTCAGCCAGCGAGGTAGAATTGGACTCGGTGGAAAATCCTTTCGGCGACGGTAAAACCTCGGAAAGGATCTGGAGGATTTTGAGGAGCGTGACGAGATGAAGCTGCGGATGGCTCTGGTCGGTTGCGGTAGGATCTCCACAAAACATGTGGAAGCGATCGTGAAAAACTTTGAACTTGTAGAACCTGTAGCGGTCTGTGACGTTGTCCCCGAGAGAGCGCAACGAGCGGCTGAAACTTTTGAAAAGAAGCTGGGTATACGGCCAGAACTGTACACGTCGTACGATGAACTGTTACACCGCCACGACATCGACTTCGTCTCCATAGCCACTCCGAGCGGATTACATTACGAGATGACGATCAAAGCCCTGGAGTTTGGTAAACACGTTCTAGTTGAAAAACCACTCGCCTTGGATACTGCGCATTTGCGCAAAATAGTTGAAACTTCTACCAAGAAGAACATGAAGGTTGGAGTCTGTCATCAAAACAGGTTCAACCCACCGATACAAGAGCTTCGGAAAAAAGTCGAATCCAATGCGTTCGGCAGGATATTCTACGGAGTTGTCTGCATTCGTTGGAACAGAAATGAAGCTTACTACAAGCAAGATCCTTGGAGAGGCACTTGGGAACAGGATGGAGGCGTGCTGATGAACCAATCGATACACGGGATAGACTTGTTGCAGTGGATGCTCGGTGAGAAACCGAAACGTGTCTTTGGCCACATAAACAACTTGAACCATCCGTACATTCCTGTGGAAGACTTGGGGATTGGGATCATCGAATTCGAATCGAACTGTGTCGGCATCGTTGAAGCCACTTCGAACGTCTTCGATAGAAACCTTGAAGAGGTACTCACGATCTTTGGAGAAAACGGAACAGTCAAGATCGGTGGACTTGCGGTCAACAGAATCTTGGTGTGGAGATTTCCAAACGAAGAATCCCATCCCTTCATGGATCTCCCCGATCCCGACACAGTCTACGGTCATGGGCATGTTCCGCTCTATACAGATTTCTGTGAGGCGATCTTGAACGACAGGAAACCTTACATAGACGCAGAATCAGCTTCGAAAGCGGTGGAGATAGTCCTTGCAATATACAAATCATCCCTGCAGGGTGGCTGGGTGGAATTCCCATTCGAGTTTTCCACAATCCAGATGAAGGAGTGGAGGCGTTGAAAAAAATACTTCTCGGCATCGTGGTTGCAGCAACCCTTACGTATCTACTGAAACCTTTCAGATTCAACCTGCTGGATCTGGTTTTCTTGTTGTACAGTCTGTTGGTCTTCAGCTTACAGGGCAAAAGACGAACTGCATCCACGGCTCTGTTCGTTGCTCTGCCACACGATCTTTTTGGAACAAGAGCGATGTTACCTTTCGTCGTTGGGCTTGGTTCGGCGCTGAGCACAGGTATCGCCACACGCCAAAAGAGGTTGAAAGAGTTCCTCAAAAATTACGTTGTTTTTGCAATAACCGTGTTGTTGGTGGAACAATTCACAAACTCTCTCTGGAAACCTTTGACGATGTGTCTGGTTCCGTTCATACTCTCATCAACTATGGATTGGACGAAGTCGAAAGAGTTTTTCCGAGAGGACGTCCTGTTCGTTGCTTCACTCTTCGGTCTTCACACGATGGATAAACAATTGAACGCTGTGTTGAGCTTTTTGGTGTACGCTTTGCTCTTTCTGATCCACAACGTCTCGATCAACTACAAAGCGAGGATGAAAGAGCTGGAGAGGTTCGAGTCGAATTATTCTGCTTTCAGAAAAAAGTTGGCCGCCGTGGTACAACTGGTGAGCAGTTCTTCACAGACTTCCTCAGTGCTTGAAAGCTTGAAGAAATTTGCGGAAATGATGAGCGACATAACCAGCTTTCAGTACGTGCTCATAAGCGTACTGAACAGGAGCCTCGGCATTGTTCAACGCGTCGCACACTACGGAATCAGCGAGCAGGAATTCAACAGGCTCAAAGAGAACCCTCCACCCATAGATCACGTGCTTCGACTCACACAAGAACGTTTCAGGATAAGTAACTCCTATTTTATCCCTGAAGGTACTATCGATCTGCCCTCACAGTACGTCGCCACCTTCCTCAACGCGGCGTTGGACGATGAACCCGATGCTTGGCGACCGGACGATATCCTGATCGTGCCGATATACAACCCTTCGAGGGAGATGGTAGGTTACATCTCCGTAGATGCGCCACGCAGCGGTAAAAGACCAAGGCTAGAAGATGTACAGATCTTGGAACTGATCGCCGATCAAGTTTACAAACTTTTGGAAAGATCGGAGTTGTATCG
This window contains:
- a CDS encoding sensor domain-containing diguanylate cyclase yields the protein MKKILLGIVVAATLTYLLKPFRFNLLDLVFLLYSLLVFSLQGKRRTASTALFVALPHDLFGTRAMLPFVVGLGSALSTGIATRQKRLKEFLKNYVVFAITVLLVEQFTNSLWKPLTMCLVPFILSSTMDWTKSKEFFREDVLFVASLFGLHTMDKQLNAVLSFLVYALLFLIHNVSINYKARMKELERFESNYSAFRKKLAAVVQLVSSSSQTSSVLESLKKFAEMMSDITSFQYVLISVLNRSLGIVQRVAHYGISEQEFNRLKENPPPIDHVLRLTQERFRISNSYFIPEGTIDLPSQYVATFLNAALDDEPDAWRPDDILIVPIYNPSREMVGYISVDAPRSGKRPRLEDVQILELIADQVYKLLERSELYRDVVIRRSYDSHTLLLTHSAFLGAVEAEVAKADRFALVIMDVDDLSRINQEFGHEVGDLLLEKIADILRTRTRKTDIAARFGGEEFALLLRNVTKSKAIEIVDRLLQEIRRMEAEFHTKVSASAGIAMFPEHGRNSQELVKSATQALQIAKVSGKDRLMVL
- a CDS encoding Gfo/Idh/MocA family oxidoreductase, which produces MKLRMALVGCGRISTKHVEAIVKNFELVEPVAVCDVVPERAQRAAETFEKKLGIRPELYTSYDELLHRHDIDFVSIATPSGLHYEMTIKALEFGKHVLVEKPLALDTAHLRKIVETSTKKNMKVGVCHQNRFNPPIQELRKKVESNAFGRIFYGVVCIRWNRNEAYYKQDPWRGTWEQDGGVLMNQSIHGIDLLQWMLGEKPKRVFGHINNLNHPYIPVEDLGIGIIEFESNCVGIVEATSNVFDRNLEEVLTIFGENGTVKIGGLAVNRILVWRFPNEESHPFMDLPDPDTVYGHGHVPLYTDFCEAILNDRKPYIDAESASKAVEIVLAIYKSSLQGGWVEFPFEFSTIQMKEWRR